A window of the Balaenoptera acutorostrata chromosome 13, mBalAcu1.1, whole genome shotgun sequence genome harbors these coding sequences:
- the GIT2 gene encoding ARF GTPase-activating protein GIT2 isoform X11 — protein sequence MSKRLRSSEVCADCSGPDPSWASVNRGTFICDECCSVHRSLGRHISQVRHLKHTPWPPTLLQMVETLYNNGANSIWEHSLLDPASLISGRRKANPQDKVHPNKAEFIRAKYQMLAFVHRLPCRDDDSVTAKDLSKQLHSSVRTGNLETCLRLLSLGAQANFFHPEKGNTPLHVASKAGQILQAELLAVYGADPGTQDASGKTPVDYARQGGHHELAERLVEIQYELTDRLAFYLCGRKPDHKNGQHFIIPQMADSSLDLSELAKAAKKKLQSLSNHLFEELAMDVYDEVDRRETDAVWLATQNHSTLVTETTVVPFLPVNPEYSSTRNQGRQKLARFNAHEFATLVIDILSDAKRRQQGSPLSSSKDNVELILKTINNQHSGESQDNDQPDYDSVASDEDTDLEATASKAHRQKSLDSDLSDGPVTVQEFMEVKNALVASEAKIQQLMKVNNNLSDELRIMQKKLLGKDAN from the exons ATGTCGAAGCGGCTCCGGAGCAGCGAGGTGTGCGCTGACTGCAGCGGGCCGG ATCCTTCCTGGGCATCAGTAAATAGGGGAACTTTTATATGTGACGAGTGCTGCAGTGTCCATCGGAGTCTAGGGCGCCATATCTCTCAAGTAAGGCATCTTAAACACACACCGTGGCCTCCAACGTTGCTTCAG ATGGTTGAAACCTTGTATAATAATGGTGCTAATTCTATATGGGAGCATTCTTTGCTGGACCCTGCCTCTCTTATCAGTGGAAGACGCAAAGCTAATCCACAGGATAAAGTACA CCCTAATAAAGCAGAATTCATCAGAGCAAAGTATCAGATGTTAGCATTTGTCCACCGCTTGCCCTGCCGGGATGACGATAGTGTGACTGCCAAAGATCTTAGTAAG CAACTCCATTCAAGCGTGAGAACAGGGAATCTTGAAACCTGTTTGAGGCTATTATCTTTAGGAGCACAAGCCAACTTTTTTCACCCT GAGAAAGGAAACACCCCACTCCATGTTGCCTCCAAAGCAGGGCAGATTTTACAGGCGGAATTATTGGCAGTATATGGAGCAGACCCAGGCACACAAGATGCGAGTGGGAAAACTCCTGTTGATTATGCAAG GCAAGGAGGGCACCATGAGCTGGCAGAACGCCTCGTAGAAATACAGTATGAGCTGACTGACAGACTAGCCTTCTATCTGTGTGGCAGGAAACCAG ATCACAAAAATGGACAGCACTTTATAATACCTCAAATGGCAGACAG CAGCCTGGATTTGTCTGAATTGGCAAAAGCTGCTAAGAAGAAACTTCAGTCT cTAAGTAATCATTTGTTTGAAGAACTTGCCATGGATGTGTACGATGAAGTTGACAGGCGAGAGACTGATGCAG TCTGGCTTGCCACGCAAAATCACAGCACCCTGGTGACTGAGACAACCGTCGTCCCCTTCCTTCCAGTCAATCCCGAGTACTCATCGACACGGAACCAG GGCAGACAGAAACTAGCTCGGTTTAACGCCCATGAGTTTGCCACTCTGGTTATCGACATTCTCAGTGACGCCAAGAGGAGACAGCAAGGCAGTCCTCTCTCTAGTTCAAAAG ACAATGTGGAGCTCATACTGAAAACAATCAATAACCAGCACAGTGGTGAGAGTCAGGACAATGACCAGCCGGACTATGACAGTGTGGCGTCAGATGAAGACACGGATCTGGAAGCCACTGCGAGCAAGGCGCACAGGCAGAAG AGCCTAGATTCAGATTTATCAGATGGACCAGTCACTGTGCAGGAATTTATGGAGGTCAAAAACGCTCTAGTGGCTTCTGAGGCCAAGATACAACAGCTAATGAAGGTGAATAACAACTTGAGTGACGAGCTGAGAATTATGCAGAAAAAG TTGCTTGGAAAAGATGCTAATTAA
- the GIT2 gene encoding ARF GTPase-activating protein GIT2 isoform X12, whose amino-acid sequence MSKRLRSSEVCADCSGPDPSWASVNRGTFICDECCSVHRSLGRHISQVRHLKHTPWPPTLLQMVETLYNNGANSIWEHSLLDPASLISGRRKANPQDKVHPNKAEFIRAKYQMLAFVHRLPCRDDDSVTAKDLSKQLHSSVRTGNLETCLRLLSLGAQANFFHPEKGNTPLHVASKAGQILQAELLAVYGADPGTQDASGKTPVDYARQGGHHELAERLVEIQYELTDRLAFYLCGRKPDHKNGQHFIIPQMADSSLDLSELAKAAKKKLQSLSNHLFEELAMDVYDEVDRRETDAVWLATQNHSTLVTETTVVPFLPVNPEYSSTRNQGRQKLARFNAHEFATLVIDILSDAKRRQQGSPLSSSKDNVELILKTINNQHSGESQDNDQPDYDSVASDEDTDLEATASKAHRQKSLDSDLSDGPVTVQEFMEVKNALVASEAKIQQLMKLLGKDAN is encoded by the exons ATGTCGAAGCGGCTCCGGAGCAGCGAGGTGTGCGCTGACTGCAGCGGGCCGG ATCCTTCCTGGGCATCAGTAAATAGGGGAACTTTTATATGTGACGAGTGCTGCAGTGTCCATCGGAGTCTAGGGCGCCATATCTCTCAAGTAAGGCATCTTAAACACACACCGTGGCCTCCAACGTTGCTTCAG ATGGTTGAAACCTTGTATAATAATGGTGCTAATTCTATATGGGAGCATTCTTTGCTGGACCCTGCCTCTCTTATCAGTGGAAGACGCAAAGCTAATCCACAGGATAAAGTACA CCCTAATAAAGCAGAATTCATCAGAGCAAAGTATCAGATGTTAGCATTTGTCCACCGCTTGCCCTGCCGGGATGACGATAGTGTGACTGCCAAAGATCTTAGTAAG CAACTCCATTCAAGCGTGAGAACAGGGAATCTTGAAACCTGTTTGAGGCTATTATCTTTAGGAGCACAAGCCAACTTTTTTCACCCT GAGAAAGGAAACACCCCACTCCATGTTGCCTCCAAAGCAGGGCAGATTTTACAGGCGGAATTATTGGCAGTATATGGAGCAGACCCAGGCACACAAGATGCGAGTGGGAAAACTCCTGTTGATTATGCAAG GCAAGGAGGGCACCATGAGCTGGCAGAACGCCTCGTAGAAATACAGTATGAGCTGACTGACAGACTAGCCTTCTATCTGTGTGGCAGGAAACCAG ATCACAAAAATGGACAGCACTTTATAATACCTCAAATGGCAGACAG CAGCCTGGATTTGTCTGAATTGGCAAAAGCTGCTAAGAAGAAACTTCAGTCT cTAAGTAATCATTTGTTTGAAGAACTTGCCATGGATGTGTACGATGAAGTTGACAGGCGAGAGACTGATGCAG TCTGGCTTGCCACGCAAAATCACAGCACCCTGGTGACTGAGACAACCGTCGTCCCCTTCCTTCCAGTCAATCCCGAGTACTCATCGACACGGAACCAG GGCAGACAGAAACTAGCTCGGTTTAACGCCCATGAGTTTGCCACTCTGGTTATCGACATTCTCAGTGACGCCAAGAGGAGACAGCAAGGCAGTCCTCTCTCTAGTTCAAAAG ACAATGTGGAGCTCATACTGAAAACAATCAATAACCAGCACAGTGGTGAGAGTCAGGACAATGACCAGCCGGACTATGACAGTGTGGCGTCAGATGAAGACACGGATCTGGAAGCCACTGCGAGCAAGGCGCACAGGCAGAAG AGCCTAGATTCAGATTTATCAGATGGACCAGTCACTGTGCAGGAATTTATGGAGGTCAAAAACGCTCTAGTGGCTTCTGAGGCCAAGATACAACAGCTAATGAAG TTGCTTGGAAAAGATGCTAATTAA